Below is a genomic region from Helianthus annuus cultivar XRQ/B chromosome 2, HanXRQr2.0-SUNRISE, whole genome shotgun sequence.
TATCCTTTCTGATTCAATTATTGTAACAATTTATTAAGGAAAAATAACTAATAATAAACAATAACACAGGCACTctacaatttttttattatttgaaaaaaaataatatcatAAAGGCACATTGTACTAGTTTTAGCAATGAAGAAACGGCatttaaattaaaattaagaAAAAAGAAAGTACATCATGAATCGAATAAAATCAAATGCATCAGTTTGAAACTATGATTTCCTctctaaaataatatttaatcatTCTATAATTTATTCCTCAATTTATTAAATGTGACACGAAAAACTTTCAACATAATATGTTTCGACAATAAATATTAAATAGTCACATAGTATTTgatacataacaagttttaaatgGCTACATACTTGTTTTACATTTTATAGATATAAAAAAGTACATAATTCATTAGAACAAAGCTCTATAcctagagtgaattgcaaggattgtcctttatctttatactcatttgcagacgctgtcctttatgtttaaaattgacaagttttgtactttatgttttcaaatcatacacgttttgtcctttagccctaatcCAGTTAGATTCTTCTGTCAAATAtggtcatgtgcaatgcacataagggtaaaattgtcttttcaccctattctttaaaaataaatataaaagaaaaaaatattaacCGGTTtctttcaatcattcaaattcaAAAAAGAGTTTCATGGAGATGAGCCACAGAGGAAAAGAGTTtctttcaatcattcaaaaagcAGAATCAGATTTGAGAAAATTACTCGACATCTCCGATGATTACGCCGTCTTGTTCCTTCAAGGCGGCGCCACCACCCAATTCGCTAGCATCCCGTTAAACATATGTAAACCGGAAGATCCAGTTGATTACATCGTCACCAGTTCATGGGGCGACAAGGCGTATAAAGAAGCAACAAAATATTGCAAACCTAAAGTGATCTGGACCGGTAAACCGGAGAAATACACCGGGTTACCGGTTTTTGATGAGTTGGATCAGAGTATTAACGCAAGGTATTTGCATATATGCGCCAATGAAACTATTCACGGTGTTGAGTTTAAAGATTACCCCACTGTAAAAAACAAAGATGCGGTTTTGGTAGCTGATATGTCTTCTAACTTTTGTTCAAAACCGATTGATGTTTCGAAATTTGGGATTATTTATGCAGGGGCTCAGAAGAATGTGGGCCCATCTGGGGTTACAATTGTGATTATAAGGAAAGTGGTGGCGCTGTGGCGGTTGTGGGTGTCGCCTGAGGGATTGAGAAAGAATGAAGGTTGGATTATGGAGAATTGTTGCATGTTGTTGaagagaaattagggttttgaaatgaGATTGATTTGGGGGAAGACAAAGGGTTTTGttatgatatatatttttttttgttcttttttatgtatttttaaagaatagtgtaaaaagacaattttaccctcatgtgcattgcatatgaccagatttgacagaaaaatctaactgagttagggctaaaggacaaaacgtgtatgatttgaaaacataaagtacaaaactcgtcaattttaaacataaaggacagcgcctgcaaatgagtataaagataaaggacaattcttaCAATTTACTCTCTATACCTATTTATAAAATGATACGAATATCGAAAGgttaacatgaaacttaaaattcATAAAATTATTTAATAAGTAACTATGAACACATTATTCGTTTATTATATTGTATAATCTTTCTCTTTATAAAATTGAATTAAATATGACAAATATAAATTTATATTCGTTATGATCATAATTTAATCATGTAATTACTAATAAAAATGATTAACAACACAAGAAAggtatttttattagaaaaatatttaaaacAAAATTTTTAATGCGTAATTAATAAAGGGAAAGGAGTGGAAAAAGCTCCATTATTAAAAGCATTTAATTAAGGAGTGGAAGCCTTAATTAAAAGGGTTAACCAGCAACCATAACCTAACCATGGTTAGATTTATCAACCAAAACCAACATATTCTCCGCATACTGATAACCCCTAAACTTCCCAATAATTACAACCATACCCCATCAAACACCCTATAAATTAAGCCTCGGACCAGAGCTAGGTTTGCCCAACTGAAGACCCAAGGGTCCTTCAGTAAAATCACACCTCCAACCCTGCCTTCTTTcctttctctctcacacacaaacACCATAAACACgtactcactttctctctctaaaaatatGCGGAAATCTTCTAGAAGATCAAACGCACCGGTCCTGCCGTTAACATCGGCGTTTCAACAGCCGAGTTCTCCGTCCGGCCGGTACGGCGGTTACACACCGTCGTTCGCCGGTGACACGTCATCATCTCCATTCGCGTCATCAACAAGCTCCAGTTTCTATTCATCTCCGTCGTCAACTCATGTCTACAGCCGTTCGTCATCTCCGACACGTGTAAATCTCGCTCCGGTGTCGTCATCTTCCGTCAGGTTTTCGTTATCAAGCAGATCTGGATCTCCGAACCGATCTATGGCGGTTAATCCTCGAGATCAGGTTGTACGGAAGCAAAACGTTTCGAATCCGTTGAAGAATTTGCCGAAGAAGACGTGTATGTGTTCGCCGACGACGCATCCAGGCTCGTTCCGGTGTAGTTTGCATAAGAATTACAATATTAACCAAACGTACTCACCGAATCGATTAAACGCTCGTAGATCTGCGATGACGAACTCGCTTGTGCGAATTGGAACCGTTGAAGGTGGAGATCTGGTTAAACGAGCTCTCGCGGCGTTGATCCGGCCGTCGTCGCATCAACAGCGGCGGAGATCGGCGTTTGAGCCGCGACCTAGCCGGTTGTCGATCATGTCAAAGGCCGATGACGTATGAGTTTGTTGTTCATACGTCATATTTTACGGTTACAggtttggtaattttacatatcCTACCTTTTCTACTACAAATCAACATGTACCGGTGACCGGATTCCGGCGAAGAGTGCAGTTTTTTATATAATTCGACGACATGACATCATCAAACCATCAAATCAATCCTTGAATTTTGACATAAGGATGAATGAAGCTTATTCGATTGTATATGGATGAAAATATATGCTTGCAGGCATTGTGATTGAACAATTTGAAAGGACTTTTTTGGATTAAATTTTAACTAACTTCAATTCATCAAACTAGATTAACTAAACGGATTCAAATTTTAATTAACTTAAATTAAACATCAAATTGTAACATTCATTACTCATACGATTTTCGTGTTGTTTGTGTTGAATCATTTGATTGTTGATTGACGTTATGTTCCGTTCGGTTCCGTTTCGTGCAGTGCCGTGGATTGCGTGTATTGTTCTGTTGCGTGCAGAGCCGTTCCGTTAGGTGCCACCGTATTCCGTCGTATTCGCCGTTATGTTTGGTGGCTGATTCGTTACGTGTAAGGTAATTTTTACTTtttgtgtaatttttattttaatttgaattgaaattttgttttgttttgtttattgttGATGATGGTTCACGCAACAGGAATGATGTggtataagaccatgtgtagtggggcgttttttttaaaaaattttcaaaaataacgcCCGAAAACGCCCACCCCTCCATTACAGGGGGCGTTATTttgtaaaatttttgaaaaatttttgttCCAGCGTTTTCTTTAAAACGCCAAATGAAACTAACTTGCATGAGACCATGTGAGTGTTGACCAATGGGAAGAGACCATGTGGGATAGTTCAGCttttttaaaaaggtttttttttttttttttttttttttaataattgtaaggggcattatggggcattatacccactacaccacttttgctataatgcccccttgctgactaggacgccacatggcgcaaaacgccccatggtgggggcattataaccttctaccactacgcatggtctaagatTTTGACCTTGACTTTGGGGAAATGGAAACATGAGCTGGCTTGCCTTTTCTAGAGAAGTTAAAAACCTTTATAGAGAAGTTAAAACCGTTGGACTTTCACGCGTTAAAGACAACTAATGCCCAACTGTCATGGGTATACGGATACTTATGTTGAAAAAATTGAACCTCACataataaagaaaataaagaaaaattGTTGAAAGGACCATCTAAAACTCTTCTTCAAAGCTAAATAAGAAAACTAAAGCAACATTCTTCATGTTAAAGGAGACTTGGTTCCATGATTTCCTTTCCTATAGACATGCCTAAAGAAAATTGCCTCA
It encodes:
- the LOC110923472 gene encoding putative protein TPRXL — translated: MRKSSRRSNAPVLPLTSAFQQPSSPSGRYGGYTPSFAGDTSSSPFASSTSSSFYSSPSSTHVYSRSSSPTRVNLAPVSSSSVRFSLSSRSGSPNRSMAVNPRDQVVRKQNVSNPLKNLPKKTCMCSPTTHPGSFRCSLHKNYNINQTYSPNRLNARRSAMTNSLVRIGTVEGGDLVKRALAALIRPSSHQQRRRSAFEPRPSRLSIMSKADDV
- the LOC118485944 gene encoding phosphoserine aminotransferase 2, chloroplastic-like, with translation MEMSHRGKEFLSIIQKAESDLRKLLDISDDYAVLFLQGGATTQFASIPLNICKPEDPVDYIVTSSWGDKAYKEATKYCKPKVIWTGKPEKYTGLPVFDELDQSINARYLHICANETIHGVEFKDYPTVKNKDAVLVADMSSNFCSKPIDVSKFGIIYAGAQKNVGPSGVTIVIIRKVVALWRLWVSPEGLRKNEGWIMENCCMLLKRN